In the genome of Paenarthrobacter ilicis, the window TGGCAGCCAATGCCACCTGTCGTCGAGCCCGGACCAATCAGCCGTCCGCAACTTCGGCAGAGTCCTGGTCCGGCCGCTGCCCTCCTGCCCGATGACGGCATTGCCGTCCGCCCGGGTGATTCATTGTGGTCGATTGCGGCCGCTCGGCTGGGCCCACTTGCCACCGATGTGGACATAGCGCTCTCGTGGCCGGCTTGGTACGAGGCCAACAGGGACATCATCGGAGAAGATCCCACCGCACTTCAGCCAGGGCAGGTACTTCGGCCCCCCGAACCCGGCTGATCTCCCCTTCCTCAACTTAAAGTCCGCGTTCCCAGCCTACTCAGGGGCGAACACGCGCTCAGTCCCTTTCAGCGTCATCCCAGCATCAGCCACCCGGGTCAGGTGTCCCCACGCCTCGCCTCACGTTGTGAATGCCAGAGGTATGACCATGACCGTAACTGCTCAACGCCGCCCCATCGGCCGCCAAGCACCCCAGCGCTCCACTCCAGTGCACGGATCCAACAACAGGGACATCGACGTACGGCTCGTAGCACGGAGTATTGCCCAGGCAGCACTCGAAGTACTCGCAGGTACACGCCCTGTGCAACAACTCGCCCGGTCCTTGGACCCCGACTGCTACGCGTCGTTACAGCACAGGGCCGCCCTAACACGAAAACACGCGGCCCGGATCCGGGGAAGCCTCCAGCCGCACCGCAGCCCAATGGTCCGGTCCGTCAGGGTTTGCCCCATCACGGATGTCATTTGCGAGGCCAGCATTGTTGTTGCCGAGGAGCAGCGCTGCCGGGCTGTGGCCATGAGACTGGAACGGCTCGACGGCGTGTGGCAGGTAACAGCTTTGGAGATTGGCTAGGACACGACGGCGAAGGACCCTG includes:
- a CDS encoding Rv3235 family protein, which encodes MTVTAQRRPIGRQAPQRSTPVHGSNNRDIDVRLVARSIAQAALEVLAGTRPVQQLARSLDPDCYASLQHRAALTRKHAARIRGSLQPHRSPMVRSVRVCPITDVICEASIVVAEEQRCRAVAMRLERLDGVWQVTALEIG